A single uncultured Methanolobus sp. DNA region contains:
- a CDS encoding DUF2073 domain-containing protein: MQGFQMDLVSEHRLSQMSPVEKVRFIIDEVKSGKILVLEKGLSPEEEASLIEMTMTLIEPDGFSGIEMESYPSEVDTSFIGKILKKNALKSRLTVIGPADQLKTLKKDRNMISALISTNK, encoded by the coding sequence ATGCAGGGCTTCCAGATGGATCTTGTATCAGAGCACAGATTATCACAGATGTCACCTGTGGAAAAGGTCAGGTTTATTATTGATGAGGTAAAAAGCGGAAAGATACTGGTCCTTGAAAAAGGCCTGAGTCCTGAAGAGGAGGCAAGCCTTATTGAGATGACGATGACTCTTATTGAGCCAGACGGATTTTCCGGTATTGAGATGGAAAGTTACCCGTCAGAAGTGGACACTTCTTTCATAGGAAAGATCCTCAAAAAGAATGCTCTAAAGTCCCGTCTGACTGTGATCGGACCCGCTGATCAGTTAAAGACCCTGAAAAAGGACCGCAACATGATCAGTGCACTCATTTCCACAAACAAGTAA
- a CDS encoding CBS domain-containing protein, whose product MELTPIQKDILIALINLQREKDRAVKGEEIAELISRNPGTVRNQMQSLKVLGLVEGVPGPKGGYKATGEAYEALSITAMDHEAKVPIYRNDQIVDGATVAEISFTTVRHPDLCHGMIKVLGNIKGFEQGDLVQAGPTPVNKLVVRGEIVGRDDTQNTLVFSINEMISLPKKPVKNYARTNMISISGNASIQETARLLVDKGIHGAPVIEDEVILGVVTFTDIGDAVASGKMTAKVKDIMTRDLITVDSNTSLYDAVKMFDTHNIGFLLVSYDGVPKGILSKKDVFHELVVY is encoded by the coding sequence GTGGAACTGACTCCTATACAGAAAGATATTCTTATTGCATTGATCAATCTCCAGAGAGAAAAAGATCGAGCTGTCAAAGGCGAAGAAATTGCAGAGCTCATTAGCAGGAATCCCGGCACTGTCCGGAATCAGATGCAGTCTCTGAAAGTTCTCGGTCTTGTTGAAGGTGTTCCTGGTCCAAAAGGTGGCTATAAAGCAACAGGCGAGGCCTATGAAGCTTTAAGCATCACAGCAATGGATCATGAGGCAAAGGTTCCTATCTACAGGAACGATCAGATAGTGGACGGTGCAACGGTAGCTGAGATCAGCTTTACCACTGTAAGGCATCCTGATCTTTGCCATGGTATGATAAAAGTACTTGGTAACATTAAGGGATTTGAACAGGGAGACCTTGTCCAGGCAGGGCCCACACCTGTGAACAAACTTGTTGTTCGTGGTGAAATTGTAGGAAGGGATGATACGCAGAACACTCTTGTTTTCTCAATAAATGAGATGATCTCCCTGCCAAAGAAGCCTGTTAAGAACTATGCCCGTACCAATATGATATCAATTAGCGGCAATGCTTCCATCCAGGAAACAGCACGTTTGCTTGTTGACAAAGGCATACACGGAGCTCCTGTAATAGAGGATGAGGTAATTCTTGGCGTGGTAACTTTTACTGATATCGGAGATGCCGTAGCAAGTGGAAAGATGACTGCAAAGGTCAAGGATATCATGACCCGCGACCTCATTACAGTTGATTCCAATACGTCACTTTACGATGCTGTGAAGATGTTCGATACTCACAATATCGGTTTCTTGCTGGTATCCTACGACGGCGTACCAAAAGGAATCCTATCCAAGAAGGATGTATTCCACGAACTTGTGGTGTATTAA
- a CDS encoding Era-like GTP-binding protein, with protein sequence MGVIRSFKRNFSDLFKKLFKKQNARIGIYGPPNAGKTTLANRILRDWTGDAMGSVSHIAHETRRARRREGVTIKTNGNSITLDIIDTPGLATKIDFHEFMEQGMDEAESKRRAKEATEGVIEAVKWLENLDGVILVMDATEDPFTQVNVTVIGNMEARSLPLLIVANKVDLPEASPSTIRDAFPQHPMVSISALEGKNIDTFYEELAKRFG encoded by the coding sequence ATGGGCGTAATCAGATCGTTCAAGAGGAATTTTTCAGACCTATTTAAAAAACTGTTCAAAAAGCAGAATGCCCGAATTGGAATATACGGCCCGCCTAATGCGGGAAAGACTACCCTTGCTAACAGGATCTTAAGGGATTGGACCGGTGACGCAATGGGTTCTGTTTCACACATTGCCCACGAAACAAGGCGCGCAAGACGCAGAGAAGGTGTGACCATCAAGACCAACGGGAATTCCATAACTCTTGATATCATTGATACTCCCGGACTTGCCACAAAGATCGATTTCCATGAGTTCATGGAGCAGGGTATGGATGAAGCTGAGTCGAAAAGACGTGCAAAGGAAGCCACAGAAGGTGTTATTGAAGCTGTAAAATGGCTTGAGAACCTTGACGGTGTAATTCTTGTAATGGACGCAACCGAGGACCCATTTACCCAGGTCAACGTGACTGTTATCGGCAATATGGAAGCAAGGAGTCTACCACTTCTTATTGTAGCCAACAAGGTAGATCTTCCGGAAGCTTCTCCTTCAACTATCAGAGATGCTTTCCCGCAGCATCCAATGGTTTCCATATCAGCCCTGGAAGGAAAGAACATAGATACATTCTATGAAGAACTTGCAAAGAGGTTCGGGTGA
- a CDS encoding NOG1 family protein — protein MIFEKINTVQTSEELLDKAFRRASRAMAGKTISGRKTALEANESMMLTAGNILTDNLKNIVRRFPTFENLPPFYYELADVMVGVDEMRKSLSRLDWASAKIHEVTREHVGKIRKSRDPLPVRKQCFGRLSSIMRSIDKDLLFLNEARNKLRKLPSVHDEPTIVVAGYPNIGKSSFVTKVTGATPEIAPYPFTTKGVSIGHFFVSNDRYQVLDTPGLLDRPMSERNEIELQAITALKNLDAVVLFIIDATETCGYEIEDQKRMLEEVCREFKLPVLVVANKADLPQFRELDFVDMKMSTATGEGIEEVTSTLIEMVKKAIAEKEVVEEKEIIDDY, from the coding sequence ATGATCTTTGAGAAAATTAATACAGTCCAGACATCCGAAGAATTACTGGACAAGGCGTTCAGAAGAGCAAGCAGAGCCATGGCTGGAAAGACCATCAGTGGAAGAAAGACAGCACTTGAGGCAAACGAGTCAATGATGCTTACTGCTGGTAACATACTCACTGATAACCTGAAGAACATCGTTAGAAGATTCCCTACTTTTGAGAATCTGCCACCTTTCTATTATGAACTGGCAGATGTCATGGTAGGCGTTGACGAGATGAGGAAATCCCTGAGCAGGCTTGACTGGGCCAGCGCAAAGATCCATGAAGTTACAAGGGAGCACGTTGGTAAAATAAGAAAATCAAGAGACCCTTTGCCTGTCAGAAAACAGTGTTTTGGAAGATTATCATCTATTATGCGCTCAATTGACAAGGATCTGCTATTCCTTAATGAAGCGCGCAACAAGCTCAGGAAACTACCTTCAGTACATGACGAACCAACCATTGTCGTTGCAGGATACCCGAATATCGGTAAATCCAGTTTTGTAACCAAGGTCACCGGAGCAACACCTGAGATAGCTCCTTACCCGTTTACCACAAAAGGAGTTTCCATCGGACATTTCTTTGTAAGTAATGACAGGTATCAGGTACTGGACACCCCAGGTCTTCTTGATAGACCAATGTCAGAGCGCAATGAGATCGAGCTTCAGGCAATCACCGCACTGAAGAACCTCGATGCTGTTGTTCTTTTTATAATCGATGCAACTGAAACATGCGGATATGAGATCGAAGACCAGAAACGCATGCTTGAAGAAGTTTGCAGAGAATTTAAGTTACCGGTGCTTGTAGTAGCTAACAAGGCAGACCTGCCACAGTTCAGAGAGCTTGACTTCGTGGACATGAAAATGTCAACTGCAACCGGAGAAGGCATCGAAGAAGTTACTTCAACTCTTATAGAGATGGTCAAAAAAGCTATCGCAGAAAAAGAAGTAGTTGAAGAGAAAGAGATAATTGATGACTATTAA
- a CDS encoding pyridoxal phosphate-dependent aminotransferase encodes MPDSKFAQRVLGIDISGIRKMFEGAGPNSINLGLGQPDFDTPQHIKQAAIDAINGGFTGYTAGPGIPELLQALSSKFKDQNNFEVAPNEIIVTSGASEALELAMASLVNPGDNVLIANPGFVSYNSLVHIMGGSVTPLPLADDLTISPDVVMENVSPKTKAVIINSPANPTGAVQSKSDMKAFAEIADDHNITIISDEVYEHFIYEGEHVSPAQFSDNVITINAVSKTFSMTGWRIGYVAAKKEYTEQMIKVHQYVQACANSIAQKAAYAAISGPMDSVYTMRDEFKARRDMLVEGLNSIGLKCESPKGAFYAFPEVPEGTTSAEIASKLISNGVIVVPGTAFGDRGEGHIRLSYASSMDNLKQALDIMEKVL; translated from the coding sequence ATGCCTGATTCGAAGTTCGCACAGAGGGTTCTGGGTATTGATATTTCCGGAATAAGAAAGATGTTTGAGGGCGCTGGTCCAAACTCTATCAATCTTGGTCTTGGACAGCCGGATTTTGATACGCCGCAGCACATAAAACAGGCTGCGATAGATGCTATCAATGGTGGTTTTACAGGTTACACCGCAGGCCCGGGAATTCCTGAACTTCTACAGGCTTTGAGTTCCAAATTCAAAGATCAGAACAATTTTGAAGTGGCACCAAATGAGATAATTGTCACATCCGGTGCTTCTGAAGCGCTTGAGCTTGCAATGGCATCCCTGGTAAATCCGGGAGATAATGTGCTCATAGCAAATCCGGGTTTTGTGTCCTACAATTCTCTTGTACATATCATGGGTGGAAGTGTAACTCCTCTGCCTCTTGCAGACGACCTTACAATAAGTCCTGATGTTGTAATGGAGAATGTCAGTCCGAAAACAAAGGCTGTAATAATTAATTCTCCTGCAAACCCAACAGGTGCAGTGCAGAGTAAAAGTGACATGAAGGCATTTGCAGAAATTGCAGATGACCATAACATTACAATCATTTCTGATGAAGTGTACGAGCATTTCATCTATGAGGGCGAGCACGTCAGTCCTGCCCAGTTCTCAGATAATGTGATAACTATTAATGCAGTGTCAAAGACATTCTCCATGACAGGATGGAGAATTGGTTACGTTGCTGCAAAGAAGGAATATACCGAGCAGATGATCAAGGTCCATCAGTACGTACAGGCATGTGCAAATTCCATTGCCCAGAAGGCTGCATACGCAGCAATCTCAGGTCCGATGGATTCTGTCTACACAATGCGCGATGAGTTCAAGGCCCGTAGGGATATGCTTGTGGAAGGTCTGAATTCCATAGGGCTTAAATGTGAATCTCCAAAAGGTGCATTCTACGCTTTCCCTGAAGTTCCAGAGGGAACAACATCAGCAGAAATTGCTTCAAAATTAATTTCCAACGGAGTAATAGTTGTCCCAGGTACTGCCTTCGGTGACCGCGGTGAAGGCCATATACGCCTTTCCTACGCATCATCAATGGACAACTTAAAACAAGCTCTAGATATAATGGAAAAAGTATTGTGA
- a CDS encoding PhoU domain-containing protein yields the protein MKTGSRVTLQPQPDGKLVIDPIHDAPPVRKIQIDVTGSMGDALIRDMIAAYLAGSDIIEVKADRILAEQKNIIRSMCYKLIGPEIIEETAKKVVIQDLLNPDEISIKKSVRRMYLISNSMHIDAIKAIKTRDADLALDVDQRDDDVDRLFLLISKQFRSILRGARLPDAAETSIDEYHDLRMAASPIERIADHARKIAKVTNNLSEPIPDDIMEMIESTSEISRKVVEDAIDALYNFDVGLANQVIDQVSRMSPMINKLNAAILKIDSYRAVVALGIVVDSIDRTADYGSNIAEIAINSAMSRNV from the coding sequence ATAAAAACAGGTAGCAGAGTAACTTTACAGCCTCAGCCTGATGGGAAACTGGTAATAGACCCTATACATGACGCACCTCCGGTAAGAAAGATACAGATAGATGTCACCGGAAGCATGGGCGATGCGCTTATCAGGGATATGATAGCAGCTTATCTTGCGGGTTCCGACATTATTGAAGTAAAAGCAGACAGGATCCTGGCGGAACAGAAGAACATCATCCGCAGCATGTGTTACAAGCTTATCGGACCTGAAATAATTGAAGAGACCGCCAAGAAAGTGGTTATCCAGGATCTTTTAAACCCTGATGAAATATCCATAAAAAAGAGTGTCAGGAGAATGTACCTTATCTCCAACTCCATGCACATTGACGCAATTAAAGCCATCAAGACCCGTGATGCGGATCTTGCTCTTGACGTGGACCAGAGAGATGATGATGTTGACAGGCTTTTCTTATTGATCTCAAAACAGTTCCGTTCAATCCTGCGTGGTGCAAGGCTTCCTGATGCGGCAGAAACCTCAATTGATGAATATCATGACCTGAGAATGGCAGCCAGCCCTATTGAACGTATAGCAGACCACGCACGTAAGATCGCAAAGGTCACAAACAATTTAAGTGAACCAATTCCTGATGATATCATGGAAATGATAGAGTCAACATCCGAGATATCAAGGAAGGTTGTTGAGGACGCGATCGATGCCCTTTATAACTTTGATGTAGGGCTTGCTAACCAGGTTATAGACCAGGTTTCCCGCATGTCTCCCATGATCAACAAGCTGAACGCTGCAATTCTTAAGATCGATTCTTACAGGGCTGTGGTTGCCCTTGGAATAGTTGTAGACAGTATTGACAGGACGGCTGATTACGGTTCAAATATAGCAGAGATTGCTATAAATTCTGCAATGTCAAGAAATGTATGA
- the hxlB gene encoding 6-phospho-3-hexuloisomerase: MKEIHLTECKYLTSSILLMAEHLENVANKLDKDSVRQMLEDIMGANRIFVMGAGRSGLVGRAFAMRLMHLGLTSHVVGESTTPAVSKDDVVIAISGSGQTRSIANLGRVAKEIGAKLVTITSNKESVLGEISDTTIVLPGRSKDDAGGYVERHMRGEYSYLTPLGTSFETSSSVFLDAVIAELIFITGASEEDLKSRHTNIE; encoded by the coding sequence ATGAAAGAAATCCACTTAACTGAATGTAAATACTTAACTTCTTCTATTTTATTAATGGCTGAGCACCTTGAAAATGTGGCAAACAAACTTGACAAGGATTCTGTCAGGCAGATGCTTGAGGACATAATGGGTGCAAATCGCATCTTTGTAATGGGTGCCGGACGCTCCGGTCTTGTTGGAAGGGCATTTGCCATGAGACTTATGCACCTTGGACTCACATCACACGTTGTCGGTGAATCCACAACTCCTGCTGTCAGCAAGGATGATGTTGTCATAGCTATTTCAGGCTCAGGCCAGACCCGCTCCATTGCAAATCTGGGAAGAGTTGCAAAAGAGATCGGTGCAAAACTTGTTACCATCACATCCAATAAGGAATCTGTTCTTGGTGAAATATCCGACACAACAATTGTCCTTCCTGGCAGGTCAAAGGATGACGCAGGTGGCTATGTTGAACGTCATATGCGTGGTGAATATTCTTATCTCACTCCACTTGGCACTTCTTTTGAGACATCTTCAAGTGTTTTCCTTGATGCTGTTATTGCAGAGCTTATCTTCATAACAGGTGCTTCAGAAGAGGATCTTAAGTCAAGACACACAAATATTGAATAA